GATTCCGGCAATCGCCAGCACGCAGAGGATCACGCGGTGCCGGACGAGCGCCGGGACCGCCGAGGTCACTGCCGCAATGCCTGCCGCGACGGATACCGCCACCGTCAGCACGTAGTCGGTGAGCAGCGCCGCCGCCGCCACGAGCGCCGGCGGGATCCCGAGGTTGTCCTTGGCCACCAGGTAGGCGCCGCCGCCCTGCGGGTAGGCCGCCACCGTCTGGCGGTAGGAGACGACCACGACGGCCAGGAGCACGCCGATGCCGAGGCCGATCGGAAGCGAGTAGCTGAGCGCCGCGGTGCCCGCGAGGACGAGGACGATGAGGATCTCCTCCGTCGCGTAGGCCACCGACGACAGCGGGTCGGACGCGAAGACGGCGAGCGCCACCGCCTTGCCGAGCCGCTCGTGCTTCGCCTGGGCGAGGGGCATCGGCGAGCCCACCAGCCAGCGCTTCACCGGTCCGAGTCCCATGGCCTGCCCGACTGTACCCGCATTCCGTGCGGCTGGACCCGGGGACGCGGATTTTTACGGAATTTTTCCGCACCCGGGCTGCGTCTTGACGGCATCTTGACCCCGCCCCTGTCACCATGGGCCTGGGCATCCACAAGCGATGTACGAGGGGGCCGATGGCATGGTGACGAGAGCGCAGCCGCGGTGGGGCGGCCTCTATGCCCTCGTGTCGCTCGGGCTCGCGGTCCTCGGCGCGGCCGAGCTCTCGGCCGAGCCGGGCGCGCTCCGGACCGCGGTGGAATGCGGCGTCCTCCTGATCCTCTTCGGGAGCATGGCCTGGTGGGTGCATGCGAGCCGCGCCGCTCTCGACCAGGTCAACGGCTGCGACGGCACCTCGCTGGCGGTCATGGCCCGCGAGATCGCGGCGCCGCTCCCGCCTCTCGCTGGCGATTGTTCGCGGCCCGCAGGCCAGCGTGCGGCGTGCCCGGGACAGGCGCTGGGCGTTACACTGGGGGCTGTGAGCCAGACGGAGGCCCGACCCGCCCGCCGCGGCCGCGATGCGCCGGGCCTGCTCCAGGCCGGGTACCTGCAGGCGGCCGCCGCCGTGATCGCCGCCACTACGGTCTCCTGGCCGATGTTGCGAGTGTTCGACCTGACGGACATCGTCATGGTCTACCTCCTGGCCATCGTCGTCATCGCAGCCCGGTACGGCCGGGGCCCGTCGGTCTTCGCGGCGGTGGCGAGCGTGGGCGCCTTCGACTTCTTCTTCGTCCCGCCCTATCTCACCCTGGTCGTGGCCGACAGCCGGCACGTGCTGACCTTCGCCGTCATGCTGGTCGTCGGGCTCGTCATCAGCGGACTGACCGCGCGGGTCCGCCAGCAGACCGAGGCGGCGAGACAGCGTGAGCAGTGGACGGCGGCGCTGTACTCCATGAGCCGCGAGATGGCCCAGGCAGGGACCGTCGCGGATCTGGTCCGGATCGCGGCGCAGCACATCGAGGAGGTCTTCGACTCGGACGTCGCCGTCTTGCTGGCGGCTCCGGACGGGCGGCTCGAGGCCGATCCGGGCGACGGCGACCTTTCCGCCCGGGCGGCGGCCGCGCTGACCCGCTGGGCCTTCGAGCACGGCCGACCGGCAGGGTGCGGCACGACCCTGTCTCCGCAGGCTCCGGCCCTGTACGTGCCGCTCCTCGGGCATCGCAAGCCGCTCGGCGTGGTACGCCTCCGCCCCCGGCGCCCCGCCCTCCTGACCCTGTCCGAGCCGCACCGACAGATCGAGACCTTCGTGAACCAGACGGCGCTCGCCCTCGAGCGCGCCTGTCTCGCGGACGAGGCGCAGGACGCCCGGGTGCGGGCCGAGACGGAGCGGCTGCGCAATGCGCTGCTGACCTCGGTCTCCCACGACCTGCGCACGCCGCTCGCCGCGATCACCGGCGCGGCCACGACCATGCTGGAGGGCGACCCGCGGCTGGACCCGCGCGCGCGGCACGAGCTCCTGGAATCGGTCCGCGACGAGGCTGACCGGCTCAACCGCCTCGTCCAGAACCTCCTCGAGATGACGCGGCTGGAGG
The sequence above is drawn from the Candidatus Rokuibacteriota bacterium genome and encodes:
- a CDS encoding sensor histidine kinase KdpD; translated protein: MVTRAQPRWGGLYALVSLGLAVLGAAELSAEPGALRTAVECGVLLILFGSMAWWVHASRAALDQVNGCDGTSLAVMAREIAAPLPPLAGDCSRPAGQRAACPGQALGVTLGAVSQTEARPARRGRDAPGLLQAGYLQAAAAVIAATTVSWPMLRVFDLTDIVMVYLLAIVVIAARYGRGPSVFAAVASVGAFDFFFVPPYLTLVVADSRHVLTFAVMLVVGLVISGLTARVRQQTEAARQREQWTAALYSMSREMAQAGTVADLVRIAAQHIEEVFDSDVAVLLAAPDGRLEADPGDGDLSARAAAALTRWAFEHGRPAGCGTTLSPQAPALYVPLLGHRKPLGVVRLRPRRPALLTLSEPHRQIETFVNQTALALERACLADEAQDARVRAETERLRNALLTSVSHDLRTPLAAITGAATTMLEGDPRLDPRARHELLESVRDEADRLNRLVQNLLEMTRLEAGVLALHRDWHPLEEIVGAALGRLTRNLGARRVTVDLPRDLPLVAIDDVLIEQVLVNLLDNAVKYTPGDSALRIVARAIEGTVTVEVADCGPGLPPGQEDRVFEKFYRGARNGRAGAGLGLAICRGVIQAHGGRIWAESLPQGGAAFRFTLPPTETPPATVSADA